In Mangrovivirga cuniculi, the following proteins share a genomic window:
- a CDS encoding polysaccharide deacetylase family protein, giving the protein MKKINNGILIVMLSIFNLVLSAQSEKSVVITIDDVPQTNSSRSNLLSVLDSLQIPVSIFINENRVYSGGKVDSVKLLLLEDWLSKEYVSPGNHSFNHPRYSAIGVDSFSAEVIKGELLTRNLSLKYDKDLNEFRFPFNDLGKDSLQQIRIRNFLEDNGYNITPFTVESSDWMFNYLYATYLSQGDLENAQRIGDRYVNYTIRMFEFFEELVDEEYNRDIPHIYLCHDNRINSDYLAAIITRLSSLNYDFISLEEVLRDSVYDQKEYYHLKYGISWIYRWMEDNKLRKEYMRKEPDLMDIYKEYENMRTKIK; this is encoded by the coding sequence ATGAAAAAAATAAATAATGGGATATTGATAGTTATGCTATCAATTTTTAATCTGGTTTTGAGTGCTCAATCTGAAAAAAGTGTGGTTATAACCATAGATGATGTTCCACAAACCAATAGTTCAAGATCAAACTTGTTGTCTGTATTAGATAGTCTTCAGATACCGGTATCAATTTTTATTAATGAAAATAGGGTATACTCAGGGGGGAAAGTAGATAGTGTCAAGCTTCTATTACTGGAAGACTGGCTAAGTAAAGAATATGTTTCTCCGGGTAATCACAGTTTTAATCATCCCCGCTATTCAGCGATAGGAGTTGATTCATTTTCAGCAGAAGTTATAAAAGGAGAATTATTGACCAGGAATTTATCGTTAAAATATGATAAAGATTTAAATGAATTCAGGTTTCCATTTAATGATTTAGGAAAAGATTCATTGCAACAGATAAGAATCAGGAATTTCTTAGAAGACAATGGATATAATATTACCCCTTTTACCGTAGAGAGTAGTGACTGGATGTTCAATTATTTGTATGCAACCTATCTTTCGCAAGGAGATCTCGAAAATGCTCAGAGAATTGGAGATCGTTATGTAAATTATACTATAAGAATGTTTGAATTCTTTGAGGAGTTGGTTGATGAAGAATATAACCGGGATATACCTCATATATATTTATGTCACGATAATAGAATCAATTCAGACTATTTAGCAGCTATTATAACTCGGTTAAGTTCATTGAATTATGATTTTATTTCTTTAGAAGAAGTCTTAAGAGACAGTGTTTACGATCAGAAGGAATATTATCATCTGAAATACGGTATATCCTGGATTTATCGCTGGATGGAAGATAATAAATTAAGGAAAGAATATATGCGGAAAGAGCCGGATTTAATGGATATCTACAAGGAATATGAAAATATGCGTACTAAAATAAAATAA
- a CDS encoding dihydrofolate reductase family protein has protein sequence MRKVVSYIAISLNGKIADSNSSVGWLEKIPNPKRLDYGYSEFYDKVEITIQGNTTYDQVLGFDTEFPYKGKDNYVFTRRKDLKKDENVNYINEDPIDFVKGLKKDPGGIIWVIGGGQTNALLLSGGVIDELKVFMMPIIIDDGIEIFSQNQTISSLELLDSKTYSNGVVELHYRVKN, from the coding sequence ATGAGAAAAGTTGTTTCCTATATAGCTATAAGTCTTAACGGTAAGATTGCGGATTCTAATAGTTCAGTTGGCTGGCTGGAAAAAATACCTAATCCCAAGAGATTGGATTATGGATATTCCGAATTTTATGATAAGGTTGAGATTACTATCCAGGGGAATACTACTTATGATCAGGTACTGGGGTTTGATACTGAATTTCCATATAAAGGCAAGGATAATTATGTTTTTACCAGAAGAAAAGACCTCAAGAAGGATGAAAATGTTAATTATATAAACGAAGATCCAATCGATTTTGTAAAGGGCCTTAAAAAGGATCCAGGAGGGATTATCTGGGTAATCGGAGGAGGGCAAACTAATGCCTTATTGCTCTCAGGAGGTGTGATTGACGAACTAAAAGTATTTATGATGCCAATAATCATCGATGATGGGATTGAAATATTTAGTCAAAATCAGACAATTAGTTCTCTGGAATTACTCGATTCAAAAACATATTCAAATGGAGTAGTTGAACTTCATTACCGAGTTAAGAATTAG
- a CDS encoding DUF4846 domain-containing protein encodes MWKIIFLIIFLPLNSCGQNPKNQIKNVEQSIPDEPIIIKNQGLTIIERFNPPKGFKRVNVGVNEFGTFLRTLPLKPSGSVVKYYNGNIKSSNNVYCAVVDLPIGNRDLHQCADAIIRLRADFLRKTDQINNIHFEFTNGFIADYSKWIKGNRIQVRGKNVRWVPGGTPGDSDEKFWEYLEIVFSYAGTLSLSRELEEVKITDMKIGDILIQGGSPGHAVILVDMVENIETGQKLVMLAQSYMPAQEIQILLNPLKTNNPWYEVKEGVILTPEWKFNSKDLKRF; translated from the coding sequence ATGTGGAAAATCATTTTTCTCATAATTTTTTTACCATTAAATTCTTGTGGTCAAAACCCTAAAAATCAGATAAAGAATGTAGAACAATCTATTCCGGACGAACCTATAATTATTAAAAATCAAGGGCTAACAATTATTGAAAGATTTAATCCTCCAAAAGGATTTAAAAGAGTCAATGTTGGTGTAAATGAATTTGGAACATTCCTCAGAACGTTACCTTTAAAACCATCAGGGTCAGTCGTTAAATACTATAATGGTAATATTAAATCTTCCAATAATGTATATTGTGCAGTTGTTGATCTTCCGATCGGTAATCGTGATTTGCATCAATGCGCAGATGCAATTATTAGATTAAGAGCTGATTTTCTGCGAAAAACTGATCAGATAAATAATATTCATTTTGAATTCACAAATGGTTTTATTGCTGATTATTCCAAATGGATTAAAGGAAATAGAATACAAGTTAGAGGTAAAAATGTCAGATGGGTGCCTGGAGGAACACCAGGGGATTCTGATGAAAAGTTCTGGGAATATTTGGAAATAGTATTTAGCTATGCAGGTACCTTGTCCTTATCAAGAGAGCTTGAAGAGGTAAAGATAACTGATATGAAAATTGGTGATATTCTCATACAGGGAGGTTCTCCCGGACATGCCGTGATATTAGTAGATATGGTTGAAAATATTGAAACAGGTCAAAAGCTAGTAATGCTTGCTCAAAGTTATATGCCAGCACAGGAAATTCAGATCCTTTTAAATCCTTTAAAAACTAATAATCCCTGGTATGAAGTAAAGGAGGGCGTGATATTAACTCCGGAATGGAAGTTTAATAGTAAAGATCTAAAAAGGTTTTAA
- a CDS encoding GNAT family N-acetyltransferase, which yields MIRRYDPSSDYKEVIQIFKLNTPVHFDPEELPDFENYLNTDDKKFFVVEESGVIKGCGGYHIMNNDDVARLSWDIIHPDYHGKGKGSELVNYILSLISEDEDVSSIEVWTSQLANTFYYQFGFRSIEMVKDYWAVGFDLYRMQLELKKV from the coding sequence ATGATAAGAAGGTACGACCCGTCATCAGATTACAAAGAAGTAATTCAAATTTTCAAATTAAATACTCCGGTACATTTTGACCCGGAAGAACTTCCCGATTTTGAAAATTATCTTAATACTGATGATAAAAAATTTTTTGTTGTTGAAGAATCAGGAGTTATTAAGGGATGTGGCGGTTACCATATTATGAACAATGATGATGTAGCGCGATTAAGCTGGGATATAATCCATCCCGATTATCATGGTAAAGGTAAAGGAAGTGAATTAGTAAATTATATTCTTAGTCTGATATCAGAAGATGAAGATGTTTCTTCTATAGAGGTTTGGACCTCTCAGTTAGCAAATACTTTTTATTACCAATTTGGATTCAGATCTATCGAAATGGTTAAAGATTACTGGGCGGTGGGATTTGATCTTTATCGTATGCAATTGGAATTAAAAAAAGTGTAG
- a CDS encoding metal-dependent hydrolase, with amino-acid sequence MASLFGHAFAASSLGMVFPAEIKTYKVILLGIICSVLPDIDVLAFNFGIPYENIWGHRGITHSLFFSLLTGILLVVLFYKKYLASKTGYILCFYFFICSASHIILDAMTTGGLGVAVFAPFDNQRYFLPFRPIKVSPIGIENFFTERGLNVIKSELIWIGIPGFIVITISLIKTLFKKSNAKT; translated from the coding sequence ATGGCATCATTATTCGGTCATGCATTTGCAGCATCATCATTAGGGATGGTTTTTCCGGCAGAAATAAAAACATATAAAGTTATTCTACTAGGTATTATATGTTCCGTACTACCTGATATAGATGTTCTGGCTTTTAATTTTGGTATTCCATATGAAAATATATGGGGACACAGAGGAATAACCCATTCATTATTTTTTTCATTGTTAACAGGGATATTGCTGGTAGTTCTTTTCTACAAAAAATACTTAGCTAGTAAAACCGGCTATATACTTTGTTTTTATTTTTTTATTTGTTCGGCCTCTCACATAATATTGGATGCAATGACAACAGGAGGATTGGGAGTCGCTGTATTTGCACCTTTTGATAACCAGAGATATTTTTTGCCATTCAGGCCTATCAAAGTATCTCCAATCGGGATTGAAAATTTTTTTACGGAAAGAGGTCTGAATGTTATTAAAAGTGAACTCATATGGATCGGTATTCCTGGTTTTATCGTTATAACTATATCGCTTATCAAAACTTTATTTAAAAAATCAAATGCCAAAACTTAA